ATGTGCGATCCGATGAACCCGGCACCGCCGGTGACGAGAACCCTTCCGCTCATGCTTGCGCATTTCCTCCGGCACGCCGCGCGCGGGGCCGCGCGACTCGAGGCTTTCTAGGGGGCGAACGACCCCGCAATATAGACAGCGTCCCCCGGGAGGGAACCGCGCAAGGGAAGGCGGGACCGCGGAAGACGGCGCGGCGCCGGACCCGATGGTCCGGCGCCGCGCCGATCGCCAATCGAAGCCTTCGGCTCAGCTCGGCAGCTTGGCTACCTGCCAAGCCTGCATGCCCACATCGATCGCGGGCGCAGTCACGTGAACGATGCGCGTCGTCGCCGTCCGGTCGCGCACGTGCACGACCTGGAGAGTCGCCAGCACTTCCGCGACGCGCACCGAGCCATCGCGATCGACGTGCGGCACTCGGCGAATCTCGAAGACGTCTCCGGGCGCGACGCCATCGCGCCGGCCCCGATTGAGGAAGAGGACGTTGCCGGTGCCCTTGAGCTCCTGACGGCCGGGCCATCCAACGACGGCCGCCTCGACGCCCTCAGTCACCGGCACCGGCTGCACCATGCCCGGGCTGGTAAACGCCTCGGCCGGAAGCACGGCGAGCCCGTGCAGCACTTCGCCGAACACGGACGTGAGCGCGAGGATTGGATACTTGCCGGAGATTTCGACGACGCGGCCGAGCGCCCGCGGCGCGACCACGTTGCCATAGCCCTCGATGCGCTTGCTCACGTCGGCCACGAGCAAGGTGTCGCCGACCTGATAGGCGGCGCCGGCGGCCGGCTCGATGGCGATGCGCGTGTACAGCGTCGTCTCGCCGTGCCCCATCTCGGATGCGATCTGGAGCGGTGCGACCGATCCGATCACGCGGCCGAACGGCAGGTTCTGTCCCTCGGTGAGCCAGCCCGACGCGTAGAAGTCGCCGCGGCGCAGCGCCGGCGGCTGGGTGACCTGACCCGCGACGAGTCTGATGTCGATGCTGCCGCGCGAGGGCGGAAAGAGACGCGAATCAGCCGGATCGGCGGGCGCGTTGTCGGGCACCGATATCGCCACGACGCGCGGTGCGGCAGCCGAGGAATCGGGCGGCGGCGTATCGGTGGCGGGCACGGCCGCCGCCGCGTCCGACGGCGCGATCCGCAGAACCTCGCCCGGATAGATCCAGTGCGGGTCCTCCACCACCGCGGTGTTGAGCCGGTAGATGTCGGGCCAGAGGAAGGGATCGCCGAGGTACTGATGGGCAAGATCCCAGAGGGTGTCGCCGGTGCGCACGGTGTGCGAAGCCGGCAACTCCTGCTGCGCGCTGAGCACGGCCGGCGCGCCAAAGGCGAGCACGGCCACGAGCCCCAGGCGGCGCGGGCTGGCCGACCGGGCGATCACGTACGTCCGAGGCGTTCGCGGCATCGAGATCTCCACCGACGTGGGAGGCGCTGGTGTGACGGTCAGAAACCGGCGGACGACGAGCACGATTGCCGGGGCAGCGAGCAAGATCAACGCCAGCCGCCGCCGACCCCCGTTCGGAGGTGCAAGCTCATTCTCAGCTTGCGCTTGCGCAAAGGGCGGGACGCCCGGTTCGGGGCCCCGCCCTAGCGTTCGGCGGGAGCTTTCGCGCTATTGCGGGCCGCTCAGAACGGCAGGTCGTCGTCCTCGCTGTCGAGCGCCTCGGGAAATTCCTCGAGCGACTCGCCCTTGCCCTTGGCCCCGCCGCTCGCGGCAGCCACTTTGGCCGCAGGCGCATAGGCGTCGCTGCCCTCGCCCTTGCCCGAGAGCAGAATCAACTCTTTGCCATTGATCTCGGTGGTGTACCGGGTCTGGCCTTCGCGATCCTGCCACGAGCGGTACTCGATGCTGCCCTCGACGTACACCTTGTCGCCTTTCTTGCAGTACCGCTCGGCGACGTCGGCGAGGTTGCTGAATTTCGTGTTCCACAGCACCACCCGGTGCCATTCGGTCTTTTCCTGCTTTTCACCCGCCTGGTTCTTCCACTGGCGGCTGGTGGCGATGGAAAGGGTCGCCACGCGGGAACCGTTGGACGTGCTCCGCACTTCGGGATCAGCCCCGAGGTTCCCGATCAAGACTGCTCTGTTCAAGCTCCGACTCACACACACCTCCACGGTTCACGGAGTCTCACGGATGGTGGACCCGAGTAGAATATAGACCTTGCAAGTGATTCGACAAAGCAAATTTATGCCGTCCGTACCGAATCAACGAGGAGGCCCGAGCGCGAGCCTCAGAACGAGCGCATCCTCCAGCGGGCTGCGGTAGTAATCGGTCCGCCGCGCCACCTCCGCGAATCCGCAGCCACCGTAAAGCGACTGGCCGGCCGCATTGGACGCGCGCA
This genomic interval from Gemmatimonadales bacterium contains the following:
- a CDS encoding LysM peptidoglycan-binding domain-containing protein, giving the protein MPRTPRTYVIARSASPRRLGLVAVLAFGAPAVLSAQQELPASHTVRTGDTLWDLAHQYLGDPFLWPDIYRLNTAVVEDPHWIYPGEVLRIAPSDAAAAVPATDTPPPDSSAAAPRVVAISVPDNAPADPADSRLFPPSRGSIDIRLVAGQVTQPPALRRGDFYASGWLTEGQNLPFGRVIGSVAPLQIASEMGHGETTLYTRIAIEPAAGAAYQVGDTLLVADVSKRIEGYGNVVAPRALGRVVEISGKYPILALTSVFGEVLHGLAVLPAEAFTSPGMVQPVPVTEGVEAAVVGWPGRQELKGTGNVLFLNRGRRDGVAPGDVFEIRRVPHVDRDGSVRVAEVLATLQVVHVRDRTATTRIVHVTAPAIDVGMQAWQVAKLPS
- a CDS encoding single-stranded DNA-binding protein gives rise to the protein MEVCVSRSLNRAVLIGNLGADPEVRSTSNGSRVATLSIATSRQWKNQAGEKQEKTEWHRVVLWNTKFSNLADVAERYCKKGDKVYVEGSIEYRSWQDREGQTRYTTEINGKELILLSGKGEGSDAYAPAAKVAAASGGAKGKGESLEEFPEALDSEDDDLPF